A window from Mustela erminea isolate mMusErm1 chromosome 17, mMusErm1.Pri, whole genome shotgun sequence encodes these proteins:
- the MSTO1 gene encoding protein misato homolog 1 isoform X2: MAGGAREVLTLQLGHFAGFVGAHWWNQQDAALCAPSEAAAPPAELCPDVLYRAGRTPHGRETYTPRLILMDLKGSLSSLKQEGGLYGDAQLDAAIAWQGKLTTHKEELCPKNPYLQDLRSAEGVLSSDGIWRVKSIPNGKESSVRVWSDFLRVHLHPRSICMIHKYNHDGEAGRLEAFGQGESILKEPRYLEELEDRLHFYVEECDFLQGFQVLCDLHNGFSGVGAKATELLQDEYSGRGIITWGLLPGPYSLREPQKNVFRLLNTAFGLVHMSAHSSLVCPLSLGRSLGLRPEPPVTFPHLQYDATLPFHCAAVLATTLDTVTVPYRLRSSPVSMAHLADLLNFSGKKVVTAAATIPFPLVPGQSLPDALVQLGGPTAWTPLSACGGPCGTRCFALSVVLRGLDGARHTSRLAPGTALPSPLHACTTGEDVLAQYLQQQEPRVRSSAHLLLAPCSVVPPYPRLFSPSLSQHGLVLDGSPPGAAVESIPVLGALCSSSTLSQTLGDLARDLSTLDVRRWASFLDAGVEQADVEEALEELGSLAQCYRGGDSLTD, translated from the exons ATGGCGGGCGGGGCTCGGGAGGTGCTCACGCTGCAGCTGGGCCACTTCGCGGGGTTCGTGGGCGCGCACTGGTGGAACCAGCAG GATGCTGCGCTGTGCGCCCCGAGCGAGGCCGCCGCGCCGCCGGCGGAGCTGTGTCCCGACGTCCTGTACCGGGCGGGCCGGACGCCGCACGGCCGGGAGACCTACACGCCGCGGCTCATCCTCATGGATCTGAAGG GTAGTCTGAGCTCCCTGAAGCAGGAAGGTGGCCTCTACGGGGACGCGCAGCTGGATGCGGCGATCGCCTG GCAGGGAAAGCTCACCACACACAAGGAGGAGCTCTGTCCCAAGAACCCGTATCTCCAGGACCTCCGGAGTGCCGAG GGAGTGCTGAGTAGTGACGGTATCTGGAGGGTCAAATCCATTCCCAATGGCAAAG AGAGCAGCGTCCGAGTCTGGTCTGATTTCCTCCGCGTCCACCTCCACCCCCGGAGCATCTGTATGATTCACAAGTACAACCACGATGG GGAAGCAGGTCGCCTGGAGGCTTTTGGCCAAGGCGAGAGCATCCTGAAGGAGCCCAGGTacctggaggagctggaggacaGGCTGCATTTCTATGTGGAGGAGTGTGACTTCCTGCAG GGTTTCCAGGTTCTGTGTGACCTGCACAATGGCTTCTCTGGGGTAGGCGCCAAGGCCACAGAGTTGCTACAGGACGAGTATTCAGGGCGGGGAATAATAACCTGGGGCCTGCTCCCCGGCCCCTACAGTCTCCGG gagccccagaaaaacGTCTTTCGTCTGTTGAACACAGCTTTCGGCCTGGTGCACATGTCCGCTCACAGCTCTCTGGTCTGCCCCTTGTCCTTGGGCAGGAGCCTGGGGCTGCGACCTGAGCCTCCGGTCACCTTCCCTCACCTACAGTATGAC GCCACTCTGCCCTTCCACTGCGCAGCCGTGCTGGCTACAACCCTCGACACAGTCACTGTTCCTTACCGCCTGCGTTCCTCGCCAGTTTCCATGGCTCACCTGGCCGAtctgcttaacttctctgggaaGAAG GTGGTGACGGCAGCAGCAACCATCCCCTTCCCCTTGGTCCCAGGCCAGTCCCTTCCTGATGCCCTGGTGCAGCTCGGAGGACCCACGGCGTGGACCCCACTCTCTGCATGCGGGGGTCCTTGTGGGACGCGCTGCTTTGCCCTGTCAGTGGTGCTGCGGGGTCTAGACGGAGCACGCCACACCAG CCGGCTCGCCCCGGGGACAGCTCTGCCTTCCCCGCTCCACGCGTGCACCACTGGGGAGGACGTCTTGGCCCAGTATTTGCAGCAGCAGGAGCCCAGAGTCAGGAG CTCTGCCCATCTGCTGCTGGCGCCCTGCAGCGTGGTCCCCCCGTACCCCCGCCTGTTCTCCCCAAGCCTCAGCCAACACGGGCTGGTTCTGGATGGCTCGCCGCCTGGGGCAG CCGTGGAGAGCATCCCAGTTCTCGgggccctctgctcctcttctaCCCTGAGCCAGACCCTGGGAGACTTGGCTAGAGACCTCAGCACACTGGACGTGCGGCGCTGGGCCAGCTTCCTGGATGCCGGAGTGGAGCAGGCAGACGTGGAGGAGGCGCTGGAGGAGCTGGGCAGTCTGGCCCAGTGCTACCGGGGAGGGGACAGCCTCACGGACTAA
- the MSTO1 gene encoding protein misato homolog 1 isoform X4 → MAGGAREVLTLQLGHFAGFVGAHWWNQQDAALCAPSEAAAPPAELCPDVLYRAGRTPHGRETYTPRLILMDLKGSLSSLKQEGGLYGDAQLDAAIAWQGKLTTHKEELCPKNPYLQDLRSAEGVLSSDGIWRVKSIPNGKGPPPLATATAPKPLIPTESSVRVWSDFLRVHLHPRSICMIHKYNHDGEAGRLEAFGQGESILKEPRYLEELEDRLHFYVEECDFLQGFQVLCDLHNGFSGVGAKATELLQDEYSGRGIITWGLLPGPYSLREPQKNVFRLLNTAFGLVHMSAHSSLVCPLSLGRSLGLRPEPPVTFPHLQYDVVTAAATIPFPLVPGQSLPDALVQLGGPTAWTPLSACGGPCGTRCFALSVVLRGLDGARHTSRLAPGTALPSPLHACTTGEDVLAQYLQQQEPRVRSSAHLLLAPCSVVPPYPRLFSPSLSQHGLVLDGSPPGAAVESIPVLGALCSSSTLSQTLGDLARDLSTLDVRRWASFLDAGVEQADVEEALEELGSLAQCYRGGDSLTD, encoded by the exons ATGGCGGGCGGGGCTCGGGAGGTGCTCACGCTGCAGCTGGGCCACTTCGCGGGGTTCGTGGGCGCGCACTGGTGGAACCAGCAG GATGCTGCGCTGTGCGCCCCGAGCGAGGCCGCCGCGCCGCCGGCGGAGCTGTGTCCCGACGTCCTGTACCGGGCGGGCCGGACGCCGCACGGCCGGGAGACCTACACGCCGCGGCTCATCCTCATGGATCTGAAGG GTAGTCTGAGCTCCCTGAAGCAGGAAGGTGGCCTCTACGGGGACGCGCAGCTGGATGCGGCGATCGCCTG GCAGGGAAAGCTCACCACACACAAGGAGGAGCTCTGTCCCAAGAACCCGTATCTCCAGGACCTCCGGAGTGCCGAG GGAGTGCTGAGTAGTGACGGTATCTGGAGGGTCAAATCCATTCCCAATGGCAAAG GCCCCCCGCCGCTCGCCACGGCTACAGCACCCAAACCACTTATCCCCACAGAGAGCAGCGTCCGAGTCTGGTCTGATTTCCTCCGCGTCCACCTCCACCCCCGGAGCATCTGTATGATTCACAAGTACAACCACGATGG GGAAGCAGGTCGCCTGGAGGCTTTTGGCCAAGGCGAGAGCATCCTGAAGGAGCCCAGGTacctggaggagctggaggacaGGCTGCATTTCTATGTGGAGGAGTGTGACTTCCTGCAG GGTTTCCAGGTTCTGTGTGACCTGCACAATGGCTTCTCTGGGGTAGGCGCCAAGGCCACAGAGTTGCTACAGGACGAGTATTCAGGGCGGGGAATAATAACCTGGGGCCTGCTCCCCGGCCCCTACAGTCTCCGG gagccccagaaaaacGTCTTTCGTCTGTTGAACACAGCTTTCGGCCTGGTGCACATGTCCGCTCACAGCTCTCTGGTCTGCCCCTTGTCCTTGGGCAGGAGCCTGGGGCTGCGACCTGAGCCTCCGGTCACCTTCCCTCACCTACAGTATGAC GTGGTGACGGCAGCAGCAACCATCCCCTTCCCCTTGGTCCCAGGCCAGTCCCTTCCTGATGCCCTGGTGCAGCTCGGAGGACCCACGGCGTGGACCCCACTCTCTGCATGCGGGGGTCCTTGTGGGACGCGCTGCTTTGCCCTGTCAGTGGTGCTGCGGGGTCTAGACGGAGCACGCCACACCAG CCGGCTCGCCCCGGGGACAGCTCTGCCTTCCCCGCTCCACGCGTGCACCACTGGGGAGGACGTCTTGGCCCAGTATTTGCAGCAGCAGGAGCCCAGAGTCAGGAG CTCTGCCCATCTGCTGCTGGCGCCCTGCAGCGTGGTCCCCCCGTACCCCCGCCTGTTCTCCCCAAGCCTCAGCCAACACGGGCTGGTTCTGGATGGCTCGCCGCCTGGGGCAG CCGTGGAGAGCATCCCAGTTCTCGgggccctctgctcctcttctaCCCTGAGCCAGACCCTGGGAGACTTGGCTAGAGACCTCAGCACACTGGACGTGCGGCGCTGGGCCAGCTTCCTGGATGCCGGAGTGGAGCAGGCAGACGTGGAGGAGGCGCTGGAGGAGCTGGGCAGTCTGGCCCAGTGCTACCGGGGAGGGGACAGCCTCACGGACTAA
- the MSTO1 gene encoding protein misato homolog 1 isoform X1, whose product MAGGAREVLTLQLGHFAGFVGAHWWNQQDAALCAPSEAAAPPAELCPDVLYRAGRTPHGRETYTPRLILMDLKGSLSSLKQEGGLYGDAQLDAAIAWQGKLTTHKEELCPKNPYLQDLRSAEGVLSSDGIWRVKSIPNGKGPPPLATATAPKPLIPTESSVRVWSDFLRVHLHPRSICMIHKYNHDGEAGRLEAFGQGESILKEPRYLEELEDRLHFYVEECDFLQGFQVLCDLHNGFSGVGAKATELLQDEYSGRGIITWGLLPGPYSLREPQKNVFRLLNTAFGLVHMSAHSSLVCPLSLGRSLGLRPEPPVTFPHLQYDATLPFHCAAVLATTLDTVTVPYRLRSSPVSMAHLADLLNFSGKKVVTAAATIPFPLVPGQSLPDALVQLGGPTAWTPLSACGGPCGTRCFALSVVLRGLDGARHTSRLAPGTALPSPLHACTTGEDVLAQYLQQQEPRVRSSAHLLLAPCSVVPPYPRLFSPSLSQHGLVLDGSPPGAAVESIPVLGALCSSSTLSQTLGDLARDLSTLDVRRWASFLDAGVEQADVEEALEELGSLAQCYRGGDSLTD is encoded by the exons ATGGCGGGCGGGGCTCGGGAGGTGCTCACGCTGCAGCTGGGCCACTTCGCGGGGTTCGTGGGCGCGCACTGGTGGAACCAGCAG GATGCTGCGCTGTGCGCCCCGAGCGAGGCCGCCGCGCCGCCGGCGGAGCTGTGTCCCGACGTCCTGTACCGGGCGGGCCGGACGCCGCACGGCCGGGAGACCTACACGCCGCGGCTCATCCTCATGGATCTGAAGG GTAGTCTGAGCTCCCTGAAGCAGGAAGGTGGCCTCTACGGGGACGCGCAGCTGGATGCGGCGATCGCCTG GCAGGGAAAGCTCACCACACACAAGGAGGAGCTCTGTCCCAAGAACCCGTATCTCCAGGACCTCCGGAGTGCCGAG GGAGTGCTGAGTAGTGACGGTATCTGGAGGGTCAAATCCATTCCCAATGGCAAAG GCCCCCCGCCGCTCGCCACGGCTACAGCACCCAAACCACTTATCCCCACAGAGAGCAGCGTCCGAGTCTGGTCTGATTTCCTCCGCGTCCACCTCCACCCCCGGAGCATCTGTATGATTCACAAGTACAACCACGATGG GGAAGCAGGTCGCCTGGAGGCTTTTGGCCAAGGCGAGAGCATCCTGAAGGAGCCCAGGTacctggaggagctggaggacaGGCTGCATTTCTATGTGGAGGAGTGTGACTTCCTGCAG GGTTTCCAGGTTCTGTGTGACCTGCACAATGGCTTCTCTGGGGTAGGCGCCAAGGCCACAGAGTTGCTACAGGACGAGTATTCAGGGCGGGGAATAATAACCTGGGGCCTGCTCCCCGGCCCCTACAGTCTCCGG gagccccagaaaaacGTCTTTCGTCTGTTGAACACAGCTTTCGGCCTGGTGCACATGTCCGCTCACAGCTCTCTGGTCTGCCCCTTGTCCTTGGGCAGGAGCCTGGGGCTGCGACCTGAGCCTCCGGTCACCTTCCCTCACCTACAGTATGAC GCCACTCTGCCCTTCCACTGCGCAGCCGTGCTGGCTACAACCCTCGACACAGTCACTGTTCCTTACCGCCTGCGTTCCTCGCCAGTTTCCATGGCTCACCTGGCCGAtctgcttaacttctctgggaaGAAG GTGGTGACGGCAGCAGCAACCATCCCCTTCCCCTTGGTCCCAGGCCAGTCCCTTCCTGATGCCCTGGTGCAGCTCGGAGGACCCACGGCGTGGACCCCACTCTCTGCATGCGGGGGTCCTTGTGGGACGCGCTGCTTTGCCCTGTCAGTGGTGCTGCGGGGTCTAGACGGAGCACGCCACACCAG CCGGCTCGCCCCGGGGACAGCTCTGCCTTCCCCGCTCCACGCGTGCACCACTGGGGAGGACGTCTTGGCCCAGTATTTGCAGCAGCAGGAGCCCAGAGTCAGGAG CTCTGCCCATCTGCTGCTGGCGCCCTGCAGCGTGGTCCCCCCGTACCCCCGCCTGTTCTCCCCAAGCCTCAGCCAACACGGGCTGGTTCTGGATGGCTCGCCGCCTGGGGCAG CCGTGGAGAGCATCCCAGTTCTCGgggccctctgctcctcttctaCCCTGAGCCAGACCCTGGGAGACTTGGCTAGAGACCTCAGCACACTGGACGTGCGGCGCTGGGCCAGCTTCCTGGATGCCGGAGTGGAGCAGGCAGACGTGGAGGAGGCGCTGGAGGAGCTGGGCAGTCTGGCCCAGTGCTACCGGGGAGGGGACAGCCTCACGGACTAA
- the MSTO1 gene encoding protein misato homolog 1 isoform X3: MAGGAREVLTLQLGHFAGFVGAHWWNQQDAALCAPSEAAAPPAELCPDVLYRAGRTPHGRETYTPRLILMDLKGSLSSLKQEGGLYGDAQLDAAIAWQGKLTTHKEELCPKNPYLQDLRSAEGVLSSDESSVRVWSDFLRVHLHPRSICMIHKYNHDGEAGRLEAFGQGESILKEPRYLEELEDRLHFYVEECDFLQGFQVLCDLHNGFSGVGAKATELLQDEYSGRGIITWGLLPGPYSLREPQKNVFRLLNTAFGLVHMSAHSSLVCPLSLGRSLGLRPEPPVTFPHLQYDATLPFHCAAVLATTLDTVTVPYRLRSSPVSMAHLADLLNFSGKKVVTAAATIPFPLVPGQSLPDALVQLGGPTAWTPLSACGGPCGTRCFALSVVLRGLDGARHTSRLAPGTALPSPLHACTTGEDVLAQYLQQQEPRVRSSAHLLLAPCSVVPPYPRLFSPSLSQHGLVLDGSPPGAAVESIPVLGALCSSSTLSQTLGDLARDLSTLDVRRWASFLDAGVEQADVEEALEELGSLAQCYRGGDSLTD; this comes from the exons ATGGCGGGCGGGGCTCGGGAGGTGCTCACGCTGCAGCTGGGCCACTTCGCGGGGTTCGTGGGCGCGCACTGGTGGAACCAGCAG GATGCTGCGCTGTGCGCCCCGAGCGAGGCCGCCGCGCCGCCGGCGGAGCTGTGTCCCGACGTCCTGTACCGGGCGGGCCGGACGCCGCACGGCCGGGAGACCTACACGCCGCGGCTCATCCTCATGGATCTGAAGG GTAGTCTGAGCTCCCTGAAGCAGGAAGGTGGCCTCTACGGGGACGCGCAGCTGGATGCGGCGATCGCCTG GCAGGGAAAGCTCACCACACACAAGGAGGAGCTCTGTCCCAAGAACCCGTATCTCCAGGACCTCCGGAGTGCCGAG GGAGTGCTGAGTAGTGACG AGAGCAGCGTCCGAGTCTGGTCTGATTTCCTCCGCGTCCACCTCCACCCCCGGAGCATCTGTATGATTCACAAGTACAACCACGATGG GGAAGCAGGTCGCCTGGAGGCTTTTGGCCAAGGCGAGAGCATCCTGAAGGAGCCCAGGTacctggaggagctggaggacaGGCTGCATTTCTATGTGGAGGAGTGTGACTTCCTGCAG GGTTTCCAGGTTCTGTGTGACCTGCACAATGGCTTCTCTGGGGTAGGCGCCAAGGCCACAGAGTTGCTACAGGACGAGTATTCAGGGCGGGGAATAATAACCTGGGGCCTGCTCCCCGGCCCCTACAGTCTCCGG gagccccagaaaaacGTCTTTCGTCTGTTGAACACAGCTTTCGGCCTGGTGCACATGTCCGCTCACAGCTCTCTGGTCTGCCCCTTGTCCTTGGGCAGGAGCCTGGGGCTGCGACCTGAGCCTCCGGTCACCTTCCCTCACCTACAGTATGAC GCCACTCTGCCCTTCCACTGCGCAGCCGTGCTGGCTACAACCCTCGACACAGTCACTGTTCCTTACCGCCTGCGTTCCTCGCCAGTTTCCATGGCTCACCTGGCCGAtctgcttaacttctctgggaaGAAG GTGGTGACGGCAGCAGCAACCATCCCCTTCCCCTTGGTCCCAGGCCAGTCCCTTCCTGATGCCCTGGTGCAGCTCGGAGGACCCACGGCGTGGACCCCACTCTCTGCATGCGGGGGTCCTTGTGGGACGCGCTGCTTTGCCCTGTCAGTGGTGCTGCGGGGTCTAGACGGAGCACGCCACACCAG CCGGCTCGCCCCGGGGACAGCTCTGCCTTCCCCGCTCCACGCGTGCACCACTGGGGAGGACGTCTTGGCCCAGTATTTGCAGCAGCAGGAGCCCAGAGTCAGGAG CTCTGCCCATCTGCTGCTGGCGCCCTGCAGCGTGGTCCCCCCGTACCCCCGCCTGTTCTCCCCAAGCCTCAGCCAACACGGGCTGGTTCTGGATGGCTCGCCGCCTGGGGCAG CCGTGGAGAGCATCCCAGTTCTCGgggccctctgctcctcttctaCCCTGAGCCAGACCCTGGGAGACTTGGCTAGAGACCTCAGCACACTGGACGTGCGGCGCTGGGCCAGCTTCCTGGATGCCGGAGTGGAGCAGGCAGACGTGGAGGAGGCGCTGGAGGAGCTGGGCAGTCTGGCCCAGTGCTACCGGGGAGGGGACAGCCTCACGGACTAA
- the DAP3 gene encoding 28S ribosomal protein S29, mitochondrial isoform X3: MHLDPGHFLHRGPQGPQGLAVHLDDRVPDETPRAGSRLSEDDPAGAGEQREGRHYRIPLQDLPTVFPHGLPRRFGLQTGTAVLAGVSWSLGVHLGPSGPASPERTGAGRAAGPSGCRLCSAPLAPARPASRVCQVKTFREACLMVRRPALELLRYLDGTNFAHPAVRYVLYGEKGTGKTLSLCHVIHFCAKRDWLVVHVPDAHLWVKSCRGLLRSAYNRQRFDQPVEASSWLKSFKTANERFLSQIKIQETYMWNKRESTEKGRPLGEVVEQGLTRVKNATDAVGIVLKELKSQSCSGAFRLLVAVDGVNALWGRTTLKREDKSLMAPEELALVCSLRKMVRNDWHGGAVVLALSQTGSLFTPRMAYLPQELLGKEGFDALDPFVPVLVSNYSPEEFERCVQYYLENSWLQHEKAHTEEGKKELLFLSDANPGQLERLCAYL; this comes from the exons ATGCAC TTGGACCCTGGACATTTTTTGCACAGGGGGCCCCAGGGCCCCCAAGGCCTTGCTGTTCACCTGGATGACCGGGTTCCGGATGAGACCCCCAGAGCCGGTTCCCGCCTCAGCGAGGACGACCCG GCTGGGGCCGGCGAGCAGCGCGAGGGCCGCCACTACCGCATCCCCCTGCAGGACCTGCCGACCGTCTTCCCCCACGGCCTGCCCCGTCGCTTCGGCCTGCAG ACGGGAACTGCTGTGTTAGCGGGAGTCAGCTGGAGCCTGGGGGTGCACCTTGGACCCAGTGGCCCAGCCTCGCCAGAGCGGACAGGGGCTGGGCGTGCAGCAGGGCCCTCTGGCTGCCGGCTCTGCTCCGCGCCCCTCGCCCCAGCCCGCCCTGCTTCCCGGGTCTGCCAGGTGAAGACCTTCCGCGAAGCCTGCCTGATGGTGAGGAGGCCGGCCCTGGAGCTCTTGCGGTACCTGGACGGCACCAATTTCGCTCACCCGGCCGTGCGGTACGTGCTCT ATggggagaaggggacaggaaaAACGCTCAGTCTCTGCCATGTTATTCATTTCTGTGCAAAACGGGACTGGCTGGTTGTGCACGTTCCCGACG CTCACCTGTGGGTGAAGAGCTGCCGGGGCCTCCTGCGGTCGGCCTACAACAGGCAGCGCTTCGACCAGCCCGTGGAGGCGTCCAGCTGGCTGAAGAGCTTCAAAACGGCCAACGAGCGTTTCCTGAGTCAG ATAAAAATTCAGGAGACATACATGTGGAATAAGCGAGAAAGCACCGAGAAAGGCCGGCCTCTGGGAGAAGTGGTTGAGCAG gGCCTGACGCGGGTAAAGAATGCCACGGATGCCGTTGGCATCGTTCTCAAAGAACTGAAGAGTCAGAGCTGCTCGGGTGCTTTCCGTCTCCTGGTGGCGGTGGATGGAGTCAATGCTCTCTGGGGAAGGACCACGCTGAAGAGAGAAGATAAGAGCCTG ATGGCCCCCGAGGAGCTGGCGCTTGTGTGCAGCCTGAGGAAGATGGTACGAAACGACTGG CACGGAGGCGCTGTGGTGTTGGCGCTGAGCCAGACCGGGTCCCTCTTCACGCCGCGGATGGCCTATCTGCCGCAGGAGCTGCTGGGAAAG gaaggaTTTGATGCCTTGGACCCCTTTGTTCCCGTCCTGGTCTCCAACTACAGCCCAGAGGAGTTTGAGCGCTGCGTTCAGTACTACCTGGAGAACAGCTGGCTGCAGCATGAGAAAG CTCatacagaagaagggaaaaaggagCTGCTGTTCCTGAGTGACGCCAACCCCGGGCAGCTGGAGCGGCTCTGCGCCTACCTTTAA